tgttattaccattttccttttccagggttgtCCTCAGACACCttagttgcccccttctctttgtcttgaaaataagggaaaattTGAGCGACCACACTGACCTGCAAACTATACTCTCCTCAGTTTTTTAGGAACTGTCTGAAGTCCTTTTCTactgtttcctttcctcttcttactGATTATGTCTAAAGGCATGACTCATAGATACACTTTACCTTCAAAGggatccttctcctcttcttcatcaCGATTCACTGGATCCTCTCCATGTACTTCCTCCTTTCTAGGTGTGATATCCTGAATCTCAGCTGGCGGTTCCTCTTGTTGAGGTTGCTCAACACTGGGCTGCTGGTCCAAGTAGAGTGTGCATGCAAATAAAACCTTTTTGTTGTTAATACATCTAAtagcataaatatacataatacatagatATATCTGAGCATAAGTAAACCTAACAACATTTTCCCAACACAATTCTATGTACTTACTTTTAATAATGTTACTCTTCACACAGAGATGAATTAGCTCCCATAAGAGTTACCCAGAAAGACTTTGGAAGTTATTTAAATCTATGTTGGGATGGAAGCATGCAGTCTGTTGTTAATaagcaggaggagggagtcaCTGGGCACATTTCCAGGGAATTTAACAGTATACTCATCCAGGCAATGCCAGACTATATCTGAATCAATGTTCCTTCCTAAGACAAATTCTCACCCTTTATCAGCATGGAAGACCTTTATCACTGCATCTGTACTACTTAacatcattttctcaaaaataaacttgTGCTAGTAGAAAACATCAAATGGCAAGGTACTCACAACCACAGGTTCATCCACCTGGGCGCAATCTTGATTTGTAGGTCCCAATTTTGATGCCACTTGCCCActcatatttctccctgaaagcagaatatggtgatttagaaaatgtatttaagagtACAGCTATATTTGATCACTTTATGACCATatgttgacttattttttttaatgtgagaatactttcaaaagaaaactctGGTTAAGTATGAGTGTACATGCATTTCAATTACACCAAATACAGTCGCTTGCAAAGCCATTTGTGTCTTTGCAAAGCCAGCAGAGAAATCACCTTAAGGTACAGAAGAAGGCTGAATTTTCGGTAGGACATTTGATTTCACAACAGAATTCtccatcatgaagatctttagtGAAATACTGCTAGGAATTTAAAAGCTCAGGACTACTGCTCATGTCACACTCCTATTCACCAGACCTATTTTCCCCAACTCCCTTGGAATTCAGTTGGAACACGAAGAAAGGCTCAGTCTTTACAGCCTGACTATGGCGATTTTCTCAGTGTCTGGGGCTGAGATGAGGCTGCATACAGAGCAACCGGTCCACTTCTCTCTTGGCACCTTACCACAAAACCCGCAATACAGTCACAACCCCACTGCGGTCCGGTTTCTAGGCCTTTCCTTAATcacccaccctgccccctgcccaggtCCCACTGCTGGCCCCAGATTCTGTGCTCTGTCGTCAGTTCCAGGGCCCCATTGAACCAAATATCTCAAATAGCACCCCCAAGTCTCCCCCCACCATCATCCTACcgcctgccctcctctgcccactgcccttcCTCTCCGCCCACCAAGGCAAGAAGTATGGCGTCGCAACACTTGTGAGGAGAAAGATGACTACCTTGAGGGCCTTCCTCCTCAAAGGCCCTAGATGGCACTGCCCGACCAGCGCGAAACTCACTGGCTACCctcgcacgcacacacacttaaATTCCAGACAGGACAGACCTGTGAACCTACCTGGTGAGTCTCTAGTAGTGAGAAAGAACCGGGACTGAATAAACAGACCCGTCTCACGCCCAACGCTCCTCACAGATCGCTCAGGAAGGCGTATGCGCACCAAGGCGCATGCGCAGCAACGGATGCGCCCGCACACACTGCGCATGCTCACTGAGTTGGGCGTGTGCAGTGCAggttgccggagaaggcaatggcaccccactctagtactcttgcctggaaaatcccatggatggaggagcctggtgggctacacagtccatggggtcgctaagagtcggacacgactgagcaacttcactttcatttttcactctcatgcattggagaaggaaatggcaacccactccagtgttcttgcctggagaatcccagggacaggggagcctggtgggctgccgtctatggggtcgcacagagtcgggcacgactgaagtgacttagcagcagcagtgcaggttGCTGTTTTCCCGCCATTGAGGTGGAGTCCTGGAACTGCAGGGTCTCTGGAGGATGAGAAAGGGGCATGAagactatatttttttccttccagtgcaATCTTTCTTATGCATCCACAACCTGTGGTGATAGGTAGTCCCAGGTTACCCTTAGTGGAGAATGTGTCTCAGAAAGACAGTCATGACAGAAATACATATTACGTTTTTTAATACCTATTTTTATACATGCTCTGATGAAGCATTTCCTTCGTTGCTTCTGGGTTTTCCGTCATACTCCCAATGGCTTTACTCACTTCCATGGAATAAGTACATAAATAGatgcctctgtttccactttttgcttGGTGCACTGCACATTTAAATCTCTGAACTGGTAACTAGTTTCTCTGAGTATACCTCTGGTTCCTATACAGTATTGTTCCTTTAGCatcggacttcactttcaccaccagacacatccacagctcggtgttgtttccactttggcttagCCGTTTCATTCCTTCTGTAGCTATTTCTGcattcttctccagtaccacattcttctttttctattatcgCAGGAATTTTCGTACTTACTAGGAGTTTTAATTTTACCCaattttacccaagagaaaggaaaacatgtaCACACAAGGACCTTTACTCAAATATTCTACTCATGTACTCCTAATAGCCAAAACTAGAAACAGCCCAACTATTCAACAACTGgtataaacatgaaagaaaaacaaaagagaatactCGTACAAAAGAACACTACATGGTATTTAAAAAGGAACTACTAATGCATGTAACAGCAAGGATGCATCTCAGCTGTGCCAATGACAGATGTCAGACACAGAAAGCtatgtattatatgatttcatgtcaATGGATTTCTGGAAAAGCACAACTATAGGCAGAGAAAGatatctgtggttgccagggtataggagtggaggaaggagtctGAATGCAAATAACCCAAGGGAGCATTTTCAAACCAATGGGACGTTTTCTACATTTCTTTGTGGTAGCATTTACACAATGGTATGCATATGTCAAAACTTGACAAACGGTAATGCTTTAAAGGACTGACTTTTATTGTAtacaaattatatctcaatacttctcactttttaaaaaaaggatcttTTAAGTATGTAAATACTGGTTATTGTATCCATCTAGACCTTGAgctcataaatataaaaatcttatttgaaattcttcccagacctggcCAACTTCCAGGATTCCCCATGACACCTTTGTACCCTTATGATAGGACAAAGAAACCTGGTCTTAACCAGGTTAACAATTCCACCTCCTTCACCTCAAGTCAACGttcttgctgagttctgtccattttactttgaaaatgtctAATGCATCTTCTTTTTCCCATGTCCAACACATCTGCTCTAGTCCAAAGCTCCCCTCCATTTAATTGTCAACCCCCTTCTAAGGGGTCTCTCACATCCACTCAGGGTGACTGTCTCCCACTCAccgccctctccctccctctcttacaGTTCCAGAACTGTTTATGACTTTCTAGATAAAGGCTACTGTCCTACACAAGAACTGGAAAGTATGGTCTAGCCCTTGCCCATCTTGCTAACATCATGGAAAGTAGAGAATCCTCTTCTTGTCTCTCTTATTGGGCTTCATTCATGCCCTCCACTTTCTCAAGCTTAGATTGtcccatatttctgaagcctccaGTTAGTAgactccttcaagctaggcttcaacagtatatggaatgagaacttccagatatacaagctggttttgaagaggcagagaaacaagagattaAATTGCAACCTTCATTAGATCAtggggaaagcaagggaattccagaaacacatctacttctccttcattgactagaCTACCTCAaggcctctgactgtgtggatcacaacaaactgtggaaaattcttagagatgggactaccagacaagctgacctgtctcctgagaaacctgtatgagggttaagaagtaacagttagaataaaacatggaacaacggactggttcaaaattgcgaaaggagtaagacaaggttGTATagagtcaccctgcttattcaacttacatgcagagcacatcatgggaaatgatgggctggatgactcacaagctggaatcaaggttgctggcagaaatatcaagaaGCTCAGACATGCAGATCATAGCAGTTTAATGGCAGGAactgaagaggatctaaagaaccgcttgatgagggtgaaagaggagagtgaaaaggctggcttaaaagtcaacattcaaaaatataagattatggcatccagtcctatcatttcACGGAAAACAGAAGGGGCGCAGTGGATACACGGACAAATTtaattttggaggctccaaaatcaccgtgcatggtgattgctgccatgaaattaagacacttgatccttggaagaacaaCCATGACAAAgctagtatgcatgcatgctcattgcttcgttgtgtctgactctttatgaccccatggaccgtagcctgccaggtgccactgtccatgggattctccaggcaagaatactttagtggattgccatgccctcctcccatggGGCAtggcagggcatcttcccaacccaggggtgaaaCCCTTGACTCCTGCATCCcatgcattgcagggagattctttttttttttttcttgtcactttattttttaattgaaggataattgctctacagaattttgttgttgtctgtcaaacatcaacaagaatcagccataggtacacccatgaggcgaattccttaccactgagccaccaaggaagcccatgtcaaagctagacagcatagtataaagcagagacatcactttacagacaaaggtccgtatagtcaaaactatggctttttcagtagtcatgtacagatgtgtgagttcgatcattaagaaggctgagtgacaaagaattgatgcttttggtttgtggtgctggagaagacacttgagaatccgtcggacatgaatttgaacaaactatggcagatagtggaggacagaggagcctggggtgctacagtccatggggtctcgtgCAAAGAGTGGtacacgaccaagcaactgaaaacgaacaaccaccaccaccttacCTTTGCGTTTCcctgtgccaaagaattgatgcttttgaactgtggtgttggagaagactcttgagagtcccttggactgcaaggagatgcaaccagtccattctgaaggagatcagtcctgggtgttctttggaaggaatgatgctaaagctgaaactccagtactttggccacctcatgagaagagttgacacattgaaaaagactctgatgctgggagggattgggggcaggaggagaaggggaaggcagaggatgagatggctgaatggcatcactgattcgatggacgtgagtctgggtgaactccgggagttggtgatggacagggaggcctggcgtgctgcgattcatggggtcgcaaagagtcggacatgactgagggactgaactgaactcaactgaactgaacgtgccACAGCCCCACTTTCAACAGGGCTAAGAAGTTTCTGTGTCTGTCAGTGCTGAAGGCTGAGACTTATGTCTTTACAGACTCAGCGCCCCCTGCTTAGGGTTGATGGTGGGTCCTTAGAACACTCATCActccctcccagagctcagagCACGGAGCCTTCTCACAACAGTAATGGAGCACCCTGCCTGCTACAGAAATGGGAATCGTAGCTGTTTAGCCTCTCTTAATATGTTTTCTCCCTTTGCGTTGAGTTCACTTCCACATTTCTTCTTTGAGTTACCAAATCAAACTCTTCTCATCCCCAACTGGTTACTGTAACAAGCTGCAGCTGCATCTTTATCAAGGACGGTGCATGTACCCCCTGCGCTAtgtattttcttcctcatttcccATCAGAATCTGTCGACTCCCAGACATCACAAAAAGGGCTCCAGATCACCCACAAAAGGGGCGGTGCTGCAGGGGAGGCTGTGGCTCTCGTCCACAGCCTGAGTCAAAGCAGGACTGTGTTATAAGTGTCACCAGCTGCCCCAATGCATCATGGGAGCCAAAAGAGCAATGGTCTGAAAGTCCTAACACAGACACTTATGTGGAAGGAACACCAGTGTCTTCCTAGGGACCTGTGAGTTGTTGTTTGGTTTGGGCCTTTAGAGTCAGTGACCGTTTTCACATCACTTGCAGGCTTAGCTAACCTTCCATCAGGACCTCTCTCCTCCCCTACAGCCCCCTACCTACTGTACCAAAAATCATACTTCTGACTTCAGTGTGCCAATTGGGTTTTCACCTGGCACAGATACCAATACAATTTTTTATGCTGAAACCTCAAGATACCTGAAGAAAACGAGTTTTCAGAAAGTCCATCTTTCAATTATAATAGGAAAACTGCCTATGTAACAATGAAGAtacaacaaattaaaatattaataaaatgttatttggaaATTATCTAGAATGCCacacttaagagaaaaaaaatttaatacatgGTCTATTGCCTTTCAGGTCGAATCTGCATTTAAGAAAATTAGGAGATGGGCGAGGTAATGTCTTCATGATATTGTATTTGTTGTTCTGTTTATCATTACATTATTTCTATGGTTATGCTACTTTCCAGAATGATGAGGGTGGTCCACTAATATCTGTCTCGGCAAATACATGTTTAGAGCTTGCTACGGGCTAGGAACTGTTCTCTGTGACCTTTGCATGTTGACatgacaccccatggacttttGTGCACTTAGGAGGAACTGTGTTCAATCCATATGCAGATCCATCGTAGTGTTTCATGTGGATGGACGTGACCTGCCTTCTGACCCACAGTAGACTAGACACTGCACTGTATTCCAGACTGGGAGTCAGATACCACGCCTGTCTGTTTCTTTCTGGCCTGGGCACCAATCTGACTCAGCTCTTGCCAGCTAGGTGACTTTTTGCAAATTCATTCACCCATTAACGTCTGTGTGTCTCCACTCCTCAACTGCAGAAAGGGATGATAGCATTAAAAATGCTCACCTTACAGTGTTGTTATGAGTACTCAAAGACTTTTGAGTACATATGGAGTACATATGCACATTGTGTACATATGGAGAGCTAAGCACGATCCAGAAGGGTGAGCTTTTCTTCTGGTCTCTCTTCACTTCCGTTTCTGCTTCTACTCATATGCCCCTGTCCCTGCCCCCATGCCTTTACCTCCCCAATCCCAACTGATCTGTGTCGTCTCTGATCTGTGCCCCTGTCTTCAGACTCTGCATCCCAAAACACAGCTGAACATCTCCTCATGATTTACCTCAGAAAATATCCATATCATCACCCTTGGATTAAACAATCATGAGTATTAgtggaagaaataagaaacacaACAAAACTGGAAATGTGAAAACTACACAAGAAATAAAGCATTACTGATGATCGTTTGACTATTAACATTTTCATATCTTCATCAGATTCAGATCTTCAGATTTGATTGAGAATTAGACTTGATAAAAGGCCTTTTAATTTCCCTgggcaatgtttttaaaaatttatatactaATGTTCTATAACTGTCCAGTGACCACTTGCTTTCCCGTCATGATGCAAATCCTATGAAGAGGTCATTAGACATCTAACTTCACATAGAATATTCACTAAACTTTTTCATACGAGCACATGATGAAACCCAAATATTTCCTCTAAGCTTCACAATATCCCCATAAGAAGAGGGGGATACTCATtgtgctaaaaaaaaacaaaacaaaaccaaaaacccccCCTCATACCTCATACACTCCATTCTTGAGGCCCTGAAAGGCCTGAAATGATAGTGCAAGGTCCATGCAGTGTGTCAAAGGTGGTCTTGACATTGTGTCTCTGGGACGATTTCCAGGGAAATGTGGAACAGCAATAATATTAACAACAGTGataacaacagttagaattgactTGGAACGTGCCATATGGCACGTACTGTCCTGACAATTTCTCATGTCTTAACACGGTCAGTGGTCTACACTGCCCCATGAAGTAGTTAAATTTACTCGAAGCTAGTGTTTCCATGTGGTTAAAAGAGGAATGAGGCACAGAGGAGCTACATAACCTGTTCAGTGTCGCCCAGCAGTAAGGGAGCCACAGGTCTAGacacactgtggaaaactctgggtgtatttatttattcagtcaaggGTAAGATCCAACGGCTACAGCAAAATATGTAGAATAACAGCTACCACATAAAAAAATTGATCTTACATCATAGAAATGCACACTAAATGGAAATCTGATTTCTTCAGAAATCTTTCAAATGGAGTCTTGACAAGACTGGCATCAGGATGTTTTGTAGAAATGGTGGTCTACAAACAAGAGCCTCCTCAGAACAGCAGACAGCATGTCAGTGAGTCTCCTAGACTGGAGGTCTTGGGTTTGTGCATCAGAGAAGGCAGGAAACCCCTGTCACATGCTCTCAGTAGAAACAGAGCCTGGCCGCAGGCAAAATAAGACCATGCCTCTGCTCCGGTAGTGCCTAGACAAGTTGTCCATGTCAATCAGAACTGAGGAATTCTTCTAAAAAGTGCAGATTCCATGATCTACACTCAGTGACTCTCACTCAGTGCATCTACAAGAGTGCCCTAGAATCTGTGAGATTTCACTACACTTGGGAAACTCAGGGACTTTATTAAACCCCTTTGGTAGTGAGACTGTCagcaaaataaggaaaatagaGATCGGAACAGATATTAGAAAAAACatatagataatcaacaaaaccCAAAGCTGGCTCTTTCAAAAGGTCAATATGAATTCATAAGTTTCCAcccataagaattttaaaaaaaagataactaaagaCAAAATTTACCAATATCAGGAAAGAAATAGGTTACAGATTCCACATTTCCTAatccaatcatttcatcaagGTGAATTGGGCCAAATCCAAGCAATGTGATGAAACCACTCGTTTTCTTTCTCATTGTCCTCCAGCttccccttcctgcctctctcctttgccccatttcctttctccttcttaagTCCTGCCCTCCATCAAGAGGAGCAATATTATGAGGCGTGATTCCCATGCCTCATAATCCCATGATTATAACTGATGTCCGCTGCTTGGCTGACATTCAGCGTGGATGCTATCATCCCGGTAGCTGGTACACTGAAGCTCTCTGTCTCTCATGATGGACCAGAAGGTTTCACTCTAATTTCAAGTATAGGTAGGAGAGAAGGTGCAGGGCACATGTTGGAGCCTTGAGTCCTTCATCTAAGAAATGCAGAAGACCACAAACTGTGGGAGAAACAGAAATAGCAGCACCAGGCCCCTTTCAAGGAGAGCTATGTGCCAAACACAGCACATCACAGGATTCCTTGACATTCAGGAGCACGCCAAGTAGATTTCCATGCCAGGACTGTTGCATTTATTGTTCCTTCTGCGTGGAATGCTCTTCTCTTAGGTAACCCCACAGCCTGCTCCCTTACTTCCTCCAGATCTCTACTTACTTGCAGTCTTTCAGGGAGTCCTTCCCTCATTAtctcaaataaaattataacatcATACCTACATACACCCTTTCCCCTGATCTAGAAATATCTTTCTTCATAGTGCCTGCCACCCTTGATTATTTACTGACCGCCAAGTCTATGAAATGAGAGACTTGGTTGGTTTTGTCCTGTCACAAACTCCAATAGTGTGCAGGTCTATGGCAGGCGCtcagaaaacatttgctgaaGGACAGTCTGGAGCCAGGCCCTTACACACATTGCTAACATGCACAGGTAGCCTCCAAGATGGGCACTGGCCCCATTGTATTAATTATGATACAAACTGAGATTTCAGGAGACAAGTGATACACTCAACAACACACAGTCAGCATGTCAGGTTCCAGGCTTCAGAATCATATCTGCCAGCTTCCAAATCCTCAGTTCCCGGACAGAGACCTCACAGCCAAGAATATAAGAGGTTTTATATCTAACACAAAGACTCCAAACAGCTCAGATAGATACCCAGAGACACCAAAAAGAGCTCACTGAATCTCTGCACAGAGAGTGCACAACTCGTCTCAGACCCTCAAACACAACAGAGACCATAACCATACACACTGTGACAAAGACCCTCCAAACAGACCAAAGTCTTCCAGACAGAAACAAATGAGAACTGCACAGATACTTCACATCATGGAGACTGACTCCCAAACCACTGAGACACTTACCGACCTAACACAAAACCCCctaaacagaaagacagaagTTTTAATAACTCAAGAACATCATATAACCTTAAGATAAAGTTCCCAGGCAAATGAAAAACTTGCCACCTGTGCATAGATCCCCAAGCAGCTGATAGTTTACACCTTTACACTGACCCATCCTTAAAGCAGCACAGAGGCATCACAACTTCGGACCCAGAATCAAAAGCTCAGTGATCTCACATTCTGGGGTGCAGATGCCTACACAGAGATCtcacacccagggactgaaaggCCAGCAAGCTCCAAAGATGCACATCCTGGTATACAGGCACACATCCTAGAGGCTTTGTATTATGGCTCGAAAAATCCACTCAGATCAAATATCCCATCACTCACAACCCCGCCCAAAGGCTCAAGGGGATCAAATGTACCCAAGCAGCACCTGTGTTGTCACACGTAGCAAAACACAATCCCAAGCTGCCAGATCCAGGTTATTCTCCAGGGAGAGACACCAAAATCAGGGACCTCCCCCTGGACATGAGTTGCATGCATTTGTGTGAATGACCGTGCACTGTCACAGACTGAGCGAGAGCTGAACAAGACTGAAACGCCATCACCATGCACAGCCAGCCAGTGCGCCAAACCTCGCCACTAACCAGGGCACCTATTAGACCCCTTCTGGAAAAGCACTAAAACGCGGAGCAAAATTGCATGCTCTGAAAAGTCGCGCACGCCAACGCAGGCACACGCGTACACAGGCGCCTCTCGCCCTCAGTGCCTGTTCTGTGACCACACTGCCTGCAATCACGCGGTGGCCAATCACTGCCCAGAACGCTTCCCTGACTCCACACCCAAACCGACAGCCAGTCTCTCGCTCCGTAGTGGTCCCACCAACCAAGGGGTGGAGTTGAAAAAGAGACGAAGAAAATTTCCGCTTAATACCTGTGTCCATTCGGATTCAAAAGCAGTGGGAAGACGAAGAGGAGC
This genomic interval from Bos indicus x Bos taurus breed Angus x Brahman F1 hybrid chromosome X, Bos_hybrid_MaternalHap_v2.0, whole genome shotgun sequence contains the following:
- the LOC113886990 gene encoding P antigen family member 3-like isoform X4, whose product is MRSVCGRIRCCACALVRIRLPERSVRSVGRETGLFIQSRFFLTTRDSPGRNMSGQVASKLGPTNQDCAQVDEPVVPSVEQPQQEEPPAEIQDITPRKEEVHGEDPVNRDEEEEKDPFEDSGLEADLQQLALAKTGGEGGDGPDVREEFASNTEPGEMPEAGEGQSFA
- the LOC113886990 gene encoding X antigen family member 5-like isoform X5, with protein sequence MDTGRNMSGQVASKLGPTNQDCAQVDEPVVQPSVEQPQQEEPPAEIQDITPRKEEVHGEDPVNRDEEEEKDPFEDSGLEADLQQLALAKTGGEGGDGPDVREEFASNTEPGEMPEAGEGQSFA
- the LOC113886990 gene encoding X antigen family member 5-like isoform X3 translates to MRSVCGRIRCCACALVRIRLPERSVRSVGRETGLFIQSRFFLTTRDSPGRNMSGQVASKLGPTNQDCAQVDEPVVQPSVEQPQQEEPPAEIQDITPRKEEVHGEDPVNRDEEEEKDPFEDSGLEADLQQLALAKTGGEGGDGPDVREEFASNTEPGEMPEAGEGQSFA
- the LOC113886990 gene encoding P antigen family member 2-like isoform X2 produces the protein MRSVCGRIRCCACALVRIRLPERSVRSVGRETGLFIQSRFFLTTRDSPGRNMSGQVASKLGPTNQDCAQVDEPVVDQQPSVEQPQQEEPPAEIQDITPRKEEVHGEDPVNRDEEEEKDPFEDSGLEADLQQLALAKTGGEGGDGPDVREEFASNTEPGEMPEAGEGQSFA
- the LOC113886990 gene encoding P antigen family member 5-like isoform X1 encodes the protein MRSVCGRIRCCACALVRIRLPERSVRSVGRETGLFIQSRFFLTTRDSPGRNMSGQVASKLGPTNQDCAQVDEPVVVLFACTLYLDQQPSVEQPQQEEPPAEIQDITPRKEEVHGEDPVNRDEEEEKDPFEDSGLEADLQQLALAKTGGEGGDGPDVREEFASNTEPGEMPEAGEGQSFA
- the LOC113886990 gene encoding P antigen family member 3-like isoform X6, translated to MDTGRNMSGQVASKLGPTNQDCAQVDEPVVPSVEQPQQEEPPAEIQDITPRKEEVHGEDPVNRDEEEEKDPFEDSGLEADLQQLALAKTGGEGGDGPDVREEFASNTEPGEMPEAGEGQSFA